In Brassica napus cultivar Da-Ae chromosome A3, Da-Ae, whole genome shotgun sequence, the sequence GAAACTCCTTAACTGAATCATGCGTACCTCCTAACATGGCGCACAACACTTTATAACCATTCTCCAAGGGATCATACCCCAAGTAGTAGCGTATAGGTCTCCTCCATGTATCGATCTCGGGCAAGGTAATGGATCGCCTAGTGCAAGGGTTATATATCACAAGTCTAGTGGCTTGTGCATAACAAATCAAACCGTGGACAGAAGGAGAAACGGTGGACCATTCTGGAGAGTGGCAACTCGCACGGAAAGCTGTGAAAGAAGATGATTCATGCGTTTTTGGGGAAGGAACCAATCCGCAGTATCCATGTCTCAACAAGAAGAGGAGACCTTTTTGTCGAGTCAAAGACACGTTCAGGAATAACTTCATGAAATCTCGACTGCGGATGGTGGAAGCCCATAGCTTGGATACAGAGAGGAACCGGATTAGGGTTTTAACCGTCAATCTTTTGAGTATCTCTATTATGAGATCAAGTGGAAGCGAGTCTGACTTAATGTTGATAAGCTTCATCCTTTGTGTTTCCATGGctgagagaaaaaaacaaatgaacacgtttttttttttgcgtgttGACTTATTCTTTATATACAGCCAACAAGGGTAAGGTAAAGCCCTAGACTCCTAGAGATTGTAAACGTGCTGCCGTTTTGGAATTGTAAATCGAGGAAAGGTTGACGTTTTCAGGGTTTACTTAACAAAAGTTACCAAAATCCGGTTTTCAAAAACTAACCAATTATATTAcgtttatatcaattttttattaattttgaacaagttgatttaatatattttatccaaaaaatagataaaaaatatctaagatgataattttacatatatgcatatgtatttttaaatataatttaaataaacaaaattgtttatttatcttaattttatgttcaactaaatcaaaatttatactaaatattgttaaaaa encodes:
- the LOC125591208 gene encoding putative F-box protein At4g38870, which translates into the protein METQRMKLINIKSDSLPLDLIIEILKRLTVKTLIRFLSVSKLWASTIRSRDFMKLFLNVSLTRQKGLLFLLRHGYCGLVPSPKTHESSSFTAFRASCHSPEWSTVSPSVHGLICYAQATRLVIYNPCTRRSITLPEIDTWRRPIRYYLGYDPLENGYKVLCAMLGGTHDSVKEFRVLTVGTENSWKRITGNNIIPHAPFGHALCISGVLFYQAFTGTKMNDLAMFKGDKRKLAVVFYENNFRLCVLEDAAKEEWSTKTFVLSKIVPAIKWYISKSWVTETDTGEAITVPQFLHASVFNDLVYFDMK